Part of the Geobacter pickeringii genome, GCATGGCTATCGCCGAGGCGCAGCTGGCGGCGCGTTTCAATCGCCCGGGCCTTGATATCGTCAATCATCACACCTATTGCATCGTTGGAGACGGCGACCTGATGGAAGGTGTTGCCGCCGAGGCAGCCTCGCTCGCAGGCCACCTCAAACTGGGGAAACTCATCTGCCTTTATGACGACAACCGCATTTCCCTCGCCGCTTCAACCGCACTTTCATTCACCGAGGATCGAGGCGCACGCTTTGCCGCCTACGGTTGGCATGTGGTGACGGTTGCCGATGGCAACGATCTGGCCGCCATCGGTGCAGCCATTGACGCGGCCCGGGCGGAAACCGAAAGCCCGTCGCTGATTCTCGTCCGGACCCACATCGGCTTCGGCTCACCCCACAAGCAGGACAGCTTCGAGGCCCATGGCTCCCCGCTGGGGTTGGATGAGGTCAGGCTGACCAAGCTCAAGCTCAGATGGCCGACGGAACCGCCGTTTCTCATTCCGGCCCCGGCGCTGGCCCACTTCCGGCAGGCGCTGGGGGAAGGGCGGCAAGGAGAAGAGTCCTGGAACGCGGCGTTTTCGGAGTATGCGCGGAAATTCCCCCACGAAGCTGCCGAACTGAAGCGTATCATGGCCGGAGAGCTCCCCGACGGATGGGAGGAGAGTCTTCCCCATTTCGCCGCCGATCCCAAGGGGATATCGACCCGGCTTGCCTCGGGGAAATTTCTCGCAGCCGTCGCCCCCCGCATCCCCGAGCTTATGGGAGGCTCGGCAGACCTGAATCCCTCAACCTACACCGTTCTTCCCGGCGAAGGAGATTTCGAGCCTCCCGCTGCCGAAGACACGGACCGGCAGGGTTCCGTGGGTCCTTCCTGGGGGTATGGAGGGAGGAACATCCATTTCGGCGTCCGCGAGCATGGGATGGGGGCGATCCTCAACGGAATGGCGGCCCACGGGGGGATGATCCCCTTTGGTGGCACCTTCCTCACGTTTTCCGATTATCTTCGTCCTTCCCTTCGCCTTGCCGCCCTGATGGGGGTACGGGTCATTCACGTATTTACCCACGACAGCATCGCCCTGGGGGAAGACGGTCCGACTCACCAGGCCGTGGAGCAGCTGGCGGCACTTCGGGCGATCCCGAATCTGACGGTGATCCGCCCGGCAGACGCCAACGAAACCGTCGTTGCATGGCGTCTGGCCCTTGAACGCCGGAACGGGCCGACGGCTCTTGTCCTCTCGCGACAAAATCTTCCCGTGCTCGATCGTACCCGATTCGCCGCCGCTGACGGAGTCAGGATGGGGGGGTATGTGCTCAGGGAGACCGAGGGAGGGGGCCCGGAATTGATTCTCATCGCCACGGGTTCGGAAATTCCCCTTGTGATTGCTTCTGAAGAGCGGCTTCGCGAACGGGGTATCAGGGCGCGGATAGTCTCACTCCCGAGCTGGGAACTTTTCGATGCCCAGCCGCGCGAGTATCGTGATGCGGTAATTCCCCCCGCGGTGACGGCCCGTCTCGTGGTCGAGGCCGGGTCTCCCCTCGGCTGGCACCGCTTTGTGGGGGAGAGGGGGGCGGTCATCGGAGTGGAGCGCTTCGGCACGTCGGCACCGGGTGAAGTGGTCATGCGCGAATACGGTTTCACGGTCGACAACATCTGTCGACATGCCCTGAGCCTCATCGGCTGCCAGGATGAGCCGGCATGAAGGTCGGTGTTGCTGCAGATCATGGCGGATTCACGATGAAGGAGCGGCTGGCCCAGTCATTGCGGAATGCGGGGTACGAGGTCACCGACTTCGGGGCAGATTCCCTCGATCCGACGGACGATTACCCCGACTTTGTCATCCCCTTGGCCCAATCCGTGGCGAGAGGCGAGATGGAGCGCGGCATCGCCCTTTGCAGCAGCGGGGTTGGGGCATCCATCGTTGCCAACAAGGTTCAGGGGGTGCGGGCCGCCCTGGTTCATGACAATTTCTCCGCCCATCAGGGGGTGGAGGATGACGATATGAACGTTCTCTGCCTCGGGAGCCTCGTCGTGGGCTACGCCCAGGCGTGGGAACTGGTGAGCAGCTTCCTCACCGCCCGTTTCAGTGGTGCCGAGCGGCACCGCCGGCGTCTTGCCAAGGTCGCAGCGGTCGAGCGGGGAGAGCTGCCCGAAATGGAAGAGCCTCACCATCCTGTCGCGAAAGGAACGGTGTAATGCGGGTCGGACTGATCGGTCTGGGAAGAATGGGGAGGGATATGGTGCAGCGGCTGCTGCGCGGGGGGCATGAGTGCGTCGTCTACGACCTCGATCATGCTGTTGTCGAGGTGCTGGAGAATGAAGGAGCTCGCGGTGCGCGGTCCCTGGCTGAGTTCGCTGCCATGCTTTCCGCGCCGCGGATTGCCTGGCTCATGGTCCCTTCGGCCGTGGTTGACCAGACGATTGCGGAGGTGGCACCGCTTCTCGCCGCAGACGATATCCTGATCGACGGCGGCAACTCCTCCTGGCGCGACGACATTCGACGCGCTGAGGAGTTGAGGTCGCGCGGAATCCATTACCTCGATGTGGGGACGAGTGGTGGCGTCTGGGGAACTGACCGGGGCTATTGCCTGATGATCGGTGGAGAAAATGAGGTCGTCGAGAGGCTCGATCCGATCTTCGCCACTCTTGCCCCCGGCATCGACGCGGCGCCGCGGACCCCAGGCCGTCATGGAGAGGGGGAACGTTCCGAGCGTGGTTACCTCCATTGTGGCCCTAGTGGGGCAGGCCATTTTGTCAAGATGGTGCATAACGGCATAGAATACGGCCTGATGGCAGCATACGCCGAGGGATTCAACATCCTTCGCCACGCCAATGCGGGAACGGTTTCGCGTGATGCCGACGCCGAAACATCGCCGCTTCGCGAACCGGAGCTCTACCGATACGACTTCGATCTCCCCCAAATCGCCGAACTCTGGCGCCGGGGAAGTGTCATCTCGTCATGGCTTCTCGATCTTACGGCGTCAGCCCTGTTGAAGAGCACCGATCTCGCCGGTTTCGCGGGGCACGTATCAGATTCGGGCGAAGGGCGCTGGACGGTGAACGCGGCGATCGACGAGGGGGTTCCCGCTCCGGTGCTGTCAGCCGCTCTTTATCAGCGGTTCAGCTCCCGTGGCGATGCCGGCTTCGCTGATCGTCTTCTCTCCGCAATGCGCTTCGAATTCGGCGGGCACCGGGAAAAGGGTGGGCAGAGGGGCAGCGGACAATGAACGCAACCTCGAAGGAACCGACCATTCTCGTCATCTTCGGAGCCGGCGGCGACCTCACCTGGCGCAAGCTTATTCCGGCTCTCTACAATCTCCATCACGACCGCTATCTTCCCGATCGGTTCGTCATCATCGGGGTGGCGCGACAGGAAACGGACAACGATTCGTTCCGCCTGCGGCTGCGGGAGGGGGTCGACCGGTTCTCGCGCCGCGGCGCGACCGACCCCGAGACCTGGCAAGGGTTTGCCGACCGGATTTTCTACTTCAGGGGCGATTTTACCGCAGCACAAACCGGAGAACGGCTGAAAGTGCGTCTCGAGGAGATCGAACGGGGATGGGGTGAGCGGGCGAACAGGATCTTCTATCTCGCGATTCCTCCGACCTCTTTCGAGGCGGCGACGCGGCAGCTTGAACAGCTCGGTCTCTGCAAAGACTGCGGTCACGACCGTCTGGTGGTGGAGAAACCGTTCGGCCGTGATCTCGACTCGGCCCGGGCTCTCAACCGTCTCCTCACCGGAATGTTCGACGAATCGCAGATCTACCGCATCGATCACTATCTGGGGAAGGAGACGGTCCAGAACATCCTGGCGCTTCGCTTTGCCAATTCCCTCTTCGAGCCGGTCTGGAACCGGCGCTACATCGACCATGTCCAGATCACGGTGGCTGAAACCGTGGGGGTTGAGAGCCGGGGAGGGTACTACGAGGATGCCGGTGCGCTGCGCGATATGGTTCAGAACCATCTGCTCCAGATCCTCTGTCTCATTGCCATGGAGCCGCCGGTCTCCTTTGCTGCCGACGAGGTTCGCAACAAGAAGGTGGATGTGTTGCGCGCCATTCGCCCGATTCCGGCCGAAGAGGTGCATCATTTCGCCGTCCGCGGCCAATACGGACCCGGCGCCGTCGAGGGGAAAGCCGTGCCGGCCTACCGGGAGGAACCGGGCGTCGCACCTTCCTCCACCACCGAAACGTATGCAGCCCTCAAGCTCCTTATCGACAACTGGCGCTGGCAGGGAGTGCCGTTCTACCTGAGGACCGGGAAGCGGATGCACACCAAGGTTTCCGAGGTCTCGATCGTCTTTCGTCCCGCCCCCCATCACCCGTTCCCCGCGGCAGCGGTGGAGAGTTGGCAACCAAATCGTCTCGTGCTGCGCATCCAGCCGGAAGAGGGGATCATATCCCGCATTCAGGTAAAGCAGCCGGGAACGCGGATGCTGCTGGGTCCGGTCGACATGGCATTTCACTACCGTGAAGCCTTCAGGGGATCATCGCCCGAGGCCTACGAGACGCTTCTCCTTGACGTGATCCGTGGCGATGCCACCCTCTTCATGCGGGCCGATCAGGTGGAAAGCGCCTGGGGGGTCATCTCGCCGATCCTTGATGTCTGGGAAACGGTGCCAACCGCTACCTTCCCCGACTATCCCGCAGGGACCTGGGGGCCGGAAACGGCCGATCTGCTCATTGCCCGGGACCGCCATAACTGGCTGCAGCCGGCCGGTGCGGAGGAGAGCCCATGATCCTTATTCATCCCGACCGGGAAGCCCTTTCATCTGCCGCCGCAGAACTCTTTGTCCGGGAAGCCCGTCAGGCAATTGCCGAACGGGGAAGTTTCATCTCCCTTCTTTCGGGTGGTGAAACTCCCCGCCGTACTTACGAACTGCTGGCCTGTTCTCGCTTGCGGGACCAGGTTCCCTGGGAGAGAGTCCACCTTTTCTGGGGAGACGAACGCTGTGTTCCCCGCGACGACCCGCGCAGCAATTACCGGATGGTGCGGGAAGCATTGCTGGATTATCTCCCCATCCCCCCCTCGCACATCCATCCGATCACGTGCGAAGGAGGCGCCGATGCCGGTGCCGCCTGGTACGAAGCCGAATTGCGCGCCTTCTCCCACGGAGGGATACCGCGATTCGATCTGGTGTTCCTGGGTATTGGCGAAGATGGTCACATCGCCTCGCTCTTTCCAGGAAGCCGCCTGCTTGGCGAAACGGAGCGCCTGGTGGCGGTATCCACACGGGAAAACGAAGCAATCCAGCGGGTAACGGTTACCGTACCCGTCATCAACCAGGCTGCTCTCATCGTTTTTCTGGTATCAGGCGAGGAAAAGGCTCCGATCGTGCGGGAAGCACTCGCGGGTATGCGTGAAATGCCGGCCCGGCTGATCCACCCGGTGGACGGCAAGCTGTTCTGGCTGCTGGACGAGGCGGCAGTAAGGCTGGCACAAGAGGTGAGGGGAGGGGGTTTGGCTTAAAGTGTTAGATTAAATATGGCGTGCAACTGTCTATTATTTAATATATTTTTCAACCATGAACTCGATAAGTTCTCCAATTGTCGTCCGTTGCCGCGCTGCAGCAATCTTCAGCTTCAAATGGAGATCTTCGCGAATGTTGGCGGTCAGCCTCACATCACCCTCGGGGACAAGGCCGGACAGGCTGCGGGCGCCCTTCGGTGCGTCCTTCCGCTTCTTGGGTGAAGCGCTCTTTGCCGGCTTTTTTCCGGCAGCCGCGGAAGATTTCCGGTCCTGTGCCGCAGTCGGGGCGGAAGGATTCTTCTCACGTGCACTCTTTGGTTTTGATGCTTTGACCTGAGGCTCCCCGAAGAGCGCCATTTGGCCTTCAAGTGGTTCATTGGTCACGGCGAGGGTACCACCTAGCTGAGTAATTTGCGGACGCATTATAATCATACATACTTACCCATGCAACCAAATTCCACTGACCACTACTCCCAGAGACTCTTTTGATTTTTTGCCCTGGGCATGGTACTATCCCGCCCTGCGCCATACAGAATTAACGGAAGGAAATATCATGTACAGACTGAAAATCGTCACATCCTTCGCAGCAGCCCATTGCCTCATCAATTACCAGGGAGACTGCGAGAATCTTCACGGGCATAACTGGAAGGTTGAGGTGGAGGTCACCGCCAGTGAGCTTGACAAGGCCGGACTCGGCATCGACTTCAAGGTGCTCAAGCAGGAGACGAACAGCCTGTTGCGGACCCTTGACCACAAATATCTCAACGAACTCGACCCCTTTCGTGAGATCTCGCCTTCATCCGAAAATATCTCGCGCTATCTTTACGCCGAACTCTCCAGAAGGCTGAACGACGGCAATGTGACGGTCGCCAGCATTACGGTCTGGGAATCCGATAACGCCGCTGCCACTTACTATGAGTAGTTCGTCCGCGGAACTTGCGGAGGTATTCTCATCCATCCAGGGAGAGGGTGGGCTCATCGGGCTGCGACAGGTCTTTGTCCGCTTTCGCGGCTGCAACCTGCAGTGCGATTACTGCGACACGCCAACGGACTTCTCTGCCGAGCCGTGCCTTGCAGAGCAGACCCCCGGTCGTCGCGATTTCGTACCGGTTGAAAACCCGGTGGCGCTGCACCGGATTCTTTCCCTCATTGAGGGTTGGCATCGGGGATGGCCCGGCGTCCATCATTCCGTCAGCATCACGGGTGGAGAACCGCTCGTGAGCCATGAGATTTTACGGTCATGGCTGCCGCACCTCAGATCGCTGCTTCCCGTTTATCTCGAAACGAACGGCGTAATGCACACCGCCCTTGAGCTCCTCATCGATCATATCGACATGATTGGCATGGATATCAAGATCCCGTCAACATCGGGTTGCACCGATCTCTGGGACGATCACCGTCGTTTCCTCCGTGTAGCCGCGACAAAGGATGTCTTCGTCAAGGTCGTCGTGGGAGAGCAGACCGAGGAGTGGGAAGTGGAGCGGTCTGCGGAGATCGTCGGCGGGGAGGGGCGTGAGATTCCCCTGATCCTCCAGCCGATCACCCGACTTGACGGCACCATCGGCATCGCTCCGGTGAGGGTGCTCGAATTACAGGAAATTGCCTCCCGGTATCTGCGGGCTGTTCGTGTCATTCCCCAGACCCACAAGTTCATGGGACAGCTCTGAAGGCGGAGGAACGATGATAATAGAGGAAATGACGATGGGGGAGTTCGAGGCGGGGCTGAAAGTAACTCGAACCATCCTGATTCCCTTTGGCTCCGTTGAGGAGCACGGCTACCATCTGCCACTTTCCACCGACACGATTCAGGCCTATGAAGTGGGCAAGAAGGCCTCGCGCCTGATCCCGTTGTTCGTCGCTCCTCCGATTCACTATGGTTCGTGCCGCTCAACATCGTGCCATCCCGGCACCATCTCCATTTCAACTGCAACTCTCAAGGCGCTGCTCAAAGACATTGTCCGCTCCCTCTATGGACAGGGGCTGCGCAATGTCATCGTCCTCACCGGCCATGCCGGCGGCTCCCATCGGATGGCGCTTCAGGACGCGGGAGAAGAACTCCTGCACGAACTGGCAGAACTGAAAATAGCCGTCTTGACTGAATACGATCTCGCTGCCCGGGAAGGCCGGAAGGTAATCGAAACGGAAGGGGACGCCCACGCCGGGGAAATCGAGACATCACGCATTCTCCATAGCCATCCCGACCTCGTGAAAGGGACCGGCGCCAGGGAGTTCCCAAACTTCCCCGTCGGGATGCTCGTCCGGAACAAGCGCAAATACTGGCCCAACGGTGTCTGGGGAGACCCGACCAAAGCATCGGCTGTAAAAGGTAAGCAGATAGAGGAGCTGGTGGTAGCCAAAATTGTTGAACTGACTGATTTCATGGATAAATTCACAGACGACTGAATTCACTGCCAATAAATCGGAGAATGTGCTCTCCGAGGGGCCAGGAGGTCGCGAAAGCTCTAAAGCTTCCGGAATATAATCCGATCAAATAATAAAAACTCCATAAATAAATTTTTTTGTTTTTGTCACCGAAAAGGTAAAGCCCGGGTAACCGGGTGGCACAAAGCTACCTATCCAGCTGGCTGGAAAGAGGGGCTGTCGAAGTGGCATAAAGGCTGAATGCCCGCCTGTGCCTTTGTGTGCCTGGCGGATTTTTGTTTTTTATGGGGAGTAGAAGTCATCTGCGATCTTCGATAACCGTGGGGGTGACGATGCAAGGCGAGAGGATATGTTTTCTGGTGGCATCAATGGCTTTCATAGTCATAACAGTACCGGTTCATGCCGCATGTGATCACGCACGGCAGATCCAAAGTGACTATTCGTCGGCCGCTCGCTGGTCGCGAGAGGTCCTGAGTAAATCGAAAACTTCACATGAGTTGTTTGGCCAGTCACCGGATTTGGATTTTGACAAGTTCTCAGTTCAATGCCTGATCTGCCACGACAATGGCATGGCGCCCGGACGGGTCCGCTTCCTCCACAAAGGAGACGATGGACAGAGCCCCCTGGGCCGGGACCATGTTATTGGAGTAGATTACGCAAAGGTGATGTTCCAACGCCACGATCTGAGTCTCAAACGGCCCGATCATCTGGACGGGCGGATCACATTGGTTGACGGCAAAGTGGGATGTCTATCCTGTCACAATATGCTAAGTCAGGAACGATCACTGTTGACCATCAACAACAATTCGAGCCAACTTTGTCTCTCGTGCCATGAACGGTGAAAATGGCACCTGAAAAGGAGCGAAAATCGACCTGATTGCCGTTCACCGGGCACCCCCGACCAACTTAACATAATATATCTTATGGGACGTAAATTGTGGGGGACAAAATGGAGCGACCCGATACCCTTGCTGAGATGGAAAACGAGGTCTTTGTCATGGTCAATGAAACTCTGGCCGAAATGAAGCGCGACCACTGTGACCTCTTCAAAAGTGACCAAGGGTTGGCAAGGCGTCTGTTTCGCGCGTTATTGGTCCATCGCCTGAATGGTGATTGCGAATCGGAAAAGCCTCGTCATTTGCGCTTGGTCAAGACCCCCCATTGTATAACATGGGGGTAACTCCCGATTTTGAAACTGATTGACACTCTGTGATACTCATTGACACTGTATTGGGTATCTGGTAAAAAGCATGCGCAATACCAAATGACACTGATTGACACTATTTGACACTGAGGTGCACATGTCACGCAAGACCAAAAAGACCAAACGGGTAAATCTGACCCCTGACCAGCTTCTGCAGGCTGAGTTTGACAAGTCCACCGCTCTCAAGTTCCCCGCTCTCCCCCGGCCCGTATCGGGGGCAAGACGTGAAACTCTTGATGACGTCAACGCCTTCCTCAGCGGCTCCACCGTGGAAGAAGAGGCCCGTCCCGCCGCAGGGGCGGGGACGGGGGCAGCTCCGGTTCCTGCTGGTGATCCTCCTGCGGCGGATGCTCTGCTTCTGACCGTGGCGGACCTCTGCGGTCTACTTCAGATTTCCCGTTCCACCTTCTTCCGTCTGAAAAAGGCCGGACAGGTTCCCGGCTGCATCACCCTCGGCGGACAGGTTCGGTATCACCGGGAAACGGTCGAAGCGTGGCTTCGCTCTCAAGTAAAGGGGTAAGTACATGACTCGATTCAACGCCAATAATGGCGGCACTTTGGAAAGAAAGGTTAGCGTCCGTCTTGATGCTGACCGCTTCGCGTTTCTGGAGGACTACGCAAGACGGGAGGGTTACAGCGTCTCCCTGATCGTGCGGCACCTCGTCTGCCGCTTCGTGGAAGATCGGCGCAAATACGCCGGGGTGAGGTTGCCATGACCGGGGCAATGGAATACACCGGAAGGGCTCAACCGGTTCTACCGGGCGCGCCCTTCCCTCTCGACATTGACAGGCTTCTGGGGGACGTCAACCGGACCTTCAACCCGCTTCACAACGACCGGCTGGTGGATTTCCACGTCTCCGGGGCGCAGGACGGCTACGTCTTTCTCTCGGTCGCACTTCCGGAAGGGATGACCCGCGGCTTTGTCACCCTTCTTGAATCCCTGTGCGGCTTCATGCGGGCGGTGGACGTCAAGTCTCGCTCGGCTTCGGCTCAGGCTCGGGCAATGGACCCGGCAAAGATCAAGGAACGTGACCAACGGCAAGCGGATTTCCGGGAAGAGGTCTGCACCCTCTTCGACAGCTTCACGGCTCAGGGGATGGAACGGAAAGAGGCCGTCAAACGCACAAATTCCGCTCTCAAGGCGTCCGGCTCCCCTTGGGCGAGTTATGACGTGGTCTTGTCGGTTCTGCGGTCGTGCGGTCGATTGCGAAAAGTGAAGAGCCGTCCATAGGGATGAGGCCAGCGCGTGGCCCGAAGCGCCAACGTGGCGCGCTCGTCGGGCCGGTTTCGCGCGTTCAAGGCCTCGTATCCCTGTGGTCGGGTCAGGGAAAGCGAGGTGATGTGAAGCTGTT contains:
- the pgl gene encoding 6-phosphogluconolactonase; its protein translation is MILIHPDREALSSAAAELFVREARQAIAERGSFISLLSGGETPRRTYELLACSRLRDQVPWERVHLFWGDERCVPRDDPRSNYRMVREALLDYLPIPPSHIHPITCEGGADAGAAWYEAELRAFSHGGIPRFDLVFLGIGEDGHIASLFPGSRLLGETERLVAVSTRENEAIQRVTVTVPVINQAALIVFLVSGEEKAPIVREALAGMREMPARLIHPVDGKLFWLLDEAAVRLAQEVRGGGLA
- the zwf gene encoding glucose-6-phosphate dehydrogenase, which codes for MNATSKEPTILVIFGAGGDLTWRKLIPALYNLHHDRYLPDRFVIIGVARQETDNDSFRLRLREGVDRFSRRGATDPETWQGFADRIFYFRGDFTAAQTGERLKVRLEEIERGWGERANRIFYLAIPPTSFEAATRQLEQLGLCKDCGHDRLVVEKPFGRDLDSARALNRLLTGMFDESQIYRIDHYLGKETVQNILALRFANSLFEPVWNRRYIDHVQITVAETVGVESRGGYYEDAGALRDMVQNHLLQILCLIAMEPPVSFAADEVRNKKVDVLRAIRPIPAEEVHHFAVRGQYGPGAVEGKAVPAYREEPGVAPSSTTETYAALKLLIDNWRWQGVPFYLRTGKRMHTKVSEVSIVFRPAPHHPFPAAAVESWQPNRLVLRIQPEEGIISRIQVKQPGTRMLLGPVDMAFHYREAFRGSSPEAYETLLLDVIRGDATLFMRADQVESAWGVISPILDVWETVPTATFPDYPAGTWGPETADLLIARDRHNWLQPAGAEESP
- the gnd gene encoding phosphogluconate dehydrogenase (NAD(+)-dependent, decarboxylating); translation: MRVGLIGLGRMGRDMVQRLLRGGHECVVYDLDHAVVEVLENEGARGARSLAEFAAMLSAPRIAWLMVPSAVVDQTIAEVAPLLAADDILIDGGNSSWRDDIRRAEELRSRGIHYLDVGTSGGVWGTDRGYCLMIGGENEVVERLDPIFATLAPGIDAAPRTPGRHGEGERSERGYLHCGPSGAGHFVKMVHNGIEYGLMAAYAEGFNILRHANAGTVSRDADAETSPLREPELYRYDFDLPQIAELWRRGSVISSWLLDLTASALLKSTDLAGFAGHVSDSGEGRWTVNAAIDEGVPAPVLSAALYQRFSSRGDAGFADRLLSAMRFEFGGHREKGGQRGSGQ
- a CDS encoding RpiB/LacA/LacB family sugar-phosphate isomerase, which produces MKVGVAADHGGFTMKERLAQSLRNAGYEVTDFGADSLDPTDDYPDFVIPLAQSVARGEMERGIALCSSGVGASIVANKVQGVRAALVHDNFSAHQGVEDDDMNVLCLGSLVVGYAQAWELVSSFLTARFSGAERHRRRLAKVAAVERGELPEMEEPHHPVAKGTV
- a CDS encoding cytochrome c3 family protein → MFQRHDLSLKRPDHLDGRITLVDGKVGCLSCHNMLSQERSLLTINNNSSQLCLSCHER
- a CDS encoding creatininase family protein, with translation MIIEEMTMGEFEAGLKVTRTILIPFGSVEEHGYHLPLSTDTIQAYEVGKKASRLIPLFVAPPIHYGSCRSTSCHPGTISISTATLKALLKDIVRSLYGQGLRNVIVLTGHAGGSHRMALQDAGEELLHELAELKIAVLTEYDLAAREGRKVIETEGDAHAGEIETSRILHSHPDLVKGTGAREFPNFPVGMLVRNKRKYWPNGVWGDPTKASAVKGKQIEELVVAKIVELTDFMDKFTDD
- the tkt gene encoding transketolase; amino-acid sequence: MSTPPQACATDLDTLCINTIRFLSVDAVQKANSGHPGMPMGSAPMAYALWTRYLKHNPGNPHWFDRDRFVLSAGHGSMLLYSLLHLTGYGLPLSEMERFRQLGSRTPGHPERGHTPGVEITTGPLGQGLGNAVGMAIAEAQLAARFNRPGLDIVNHHTYCIVGDGDLMEGVAAEAASLAGHLKLGKLICLYDDNRISLAASTALSFTEDRGARFAAYGWHVVTVADGNDLAAIGAAIDAARAETESPSLILVRTHIGFGSPHKQDSFEAHGSPLGLDEVRLTKLKLRWPTEPPFLIPAPALAHFRQALGEGRQGEESWNAAFSEYARKFPHEAAELKRIMAGELPDGWEESLPHFAADPKGISTRLASGKFLAAVAPRIPELMGGSADLNPSTYTVLPGEGDFEPPAAEDTDRQGSVGPSWGYGGRNIHFGVREHGMGAILNGMAAHGGMIPFGGTFLTFSDYLRPSLRLAALMGVRVIHVFTHDSIALGEDGPTHQAVEQLAALRAIPNLTVIRPADANETVVAWRLALERRNGPTALVLSRQNLPVLDRTRFAAADGVRMGGYVLRETEGGGPELILIATGSEIPLVIASEERLRERGIRARIVSLPSWELFDAQPREYRDAVIPPAVTARLVVEAGSPLGWHRFVGERGAVIGVERFGTSAPGEVVMREYGFTVDNICRHALSLIGCQDEPA
- a CDS encoding helix-turn-helix transcriptional regulator → MSRKTKKTKRVNLTPDQLLQAEFDKSTALKFPALPRPVSGARRETLDDVNAFLSGSTVEEEARPAAGAGTGAAPVPAGDPPAADALLLTVADLCGLLQISRSTFFRLKKAGQVPGCITLGGQVRYHRETVEAWLRSQVKG
- the queD gene encoding 6-carboxytetrahydropterin synthase QueD encodes the protein MYRLKIVTSFAAAHCLINYQGDCENLHGHNWKVEVEVTASELDKAGLGIDFKVLKQETNSLLRTLDHKYLNELDPFREISPSSENISRYLYAELSRRLNDGNVTVASITVWESDNAAATYYE
- a CDS encoding 7-carboxy-7-deazaguanine synthase QueE, yielding MSSSSAELAEVFSSIQGEGGLIGLRQVFVRFRGCNLQCDYCDTPTDFSAEPCLAEQTPGRRDFVPVENPVALHRILSLIEGWHRGWPGVHHSVSITGGEPLVSHEILRSWLPHLRSLLPVYLETNGVMHTALELLIDHIDMIGMDIKIPSTSGCTDLWDDHRRFLRVAATKDVFVKVVVGEQTEEWEVERSAEIVGGEGREIPLILQPITRLDGTIGIAPVRVLELQEIASRYLRAVRVIPQTHKFMGQL